The Aquila chrysaetos chrysaetos chromosome 11, bAquChr1.4, whole genome shotgun sequence sequence cttaaaaaaatagaagatgtACATTCAGTGGAAGTGAGTGCATTTCGATGTGTTTTCCAAATGGCATTTGTTCTTCCTGGTTTAATATATTACAAGTAAGTGTAGcaaatgtttaaatttaaagttatttcttaaaaatagatCTAGAATTATCACTCAAAATCAAATTGTAATATTACTTTAATTCAGACTTCAGTTGTGTAACTGCATTGTTTTGGATTAGTTGATAGTTTCTTAATAcaattcagaaaactgaaaatctttGACTCCCTGAATTGTAGAGGTTTCTGCAGGGATTATATCAAATGTATTGATCTTCCATGAAGTGGTGGTCTTGAAAAATAGAAGGTAATTTGTAGATATTCTTGGGTTGTTTTGCAAGCAAAAAATTAATAGCTAGAAGAACAGGTTCTGGACTCTGAATGTGATTGCATGTGGTGATGGGAATAAATTGGTCTGTGATCagacagttaaaaatattttgatatttgaGATAAATCCCTCATCTAAAGAAGTGTGTACAATCTAGAAGGGTGTGTACATTTAAATGTGATTGGATGTTGGTCATGAAATAAGCAAGCCAGTGACATTAATgtgacatttctgtttttcagaacaggGTTTTTGGGACCAAAAGgtaaaagaatttttcttttcttccgAGGATTCCTTGGCTCTAGCGCAATGATTCTTCTCTACTATGCTTTCCAAGTCATGCCACTAGCTGATGCCACTGTTATAACTTTTAGCAGTCCTGTTTTTACATCATTGCTGGCATGGATCTTTCTCAaggagaaatacagtatttgggATCTTCTGTTTACCCTCTTCGCAATCACTGGAGTGGTTCTTATTGCCAGACCACCATTTCTGTTTGGGTCAAACGTTACGGGGATTGAAGGAAGTTACACAGATCACCTTAAAGGAACTATAGCAGCGATCACAAGCACAGTATCTGCAGCTTTGACTTTTGTTATACTAAGGAAGGTGGGAAAATCTGTGCATTATTTTTTGTCCATTTGGTATTATGCAGTCATTGGTTTGATTGGATGTGTTATAGCATTATTTGTTATGAATGAATGGCGTTTACCATACTGTGGTAAAGATAGGGTTCTTCTAATATTAATAGGCTTGTTAGGGTTAGGGGGTCAGATATTTCTCACAAAAGCATTACAGATAGAGAAAGCTGGACCTGTAGCCATAATGAAAACAATGGATGtggtgtttgcttttattttacaaattctttttctcaatCATCTACCAACTTGGTGGACTGTGGGAGGTGCCCTTTGTGTAGTAGCTAGTAGTTGTGGAACTGCCATTCGTAAATGGCGACAAAGCTTgaaaaaagctaaacaaaatgaaatataacaaTACAGACACTAATTCATTACAGAAACAAGCAATcttgaaatatatatacaatatttatttttatttattttaaatatctcatTTACCAAGTTATATCCAATAAAatatgttgatttaaaaaaaaaaaaagccaaattgaAGATGTTTTTACAACTGATTAGATATATGCTTTTCTTATGTTTAGGCATGCAAATATGAGAAGTAGAAAGATACTTAAAAGTTGTTTGCTTCCTGTCAAAAGTGGACAACAGTTTTTTGGCTATTATTTTCCTACAATTCCTGATTCTCCACTTCTTAGACCCTTTCTCTATTCTTCTGAGCAGTGCAAATCAGTCTCCCAGGCTTACTTAATACTATTCTGTGCTTGATTACCAGAGGGATTGCAGTACAAAAGTTAGAAGGGAACAAAGAGTTATAATCCTATAAACATCCAACTTTTATAGAACAGATAAAGCTTGCATATTTAcaagctttctatttttttttttccacaaaacagATGCCAAAtggggatttatttttaatttggactCTAAAAGAACAAAGGCTATTTCATCTTTCCAAGCAATATCAAGGGAAAATTAACTTGTGAAAATTATCtatcagctttgctttcttttaaaacaaattttaaatgtttgcactTGCTTTACAGGCATAATGAAACAACCTaatccctttttttaatgtgattttccCAATAAACGTGTCTTTAGTTGCTGCAGTCTCGGTGATGCAAAACAACAGTTGATTGTATACCACTTGTAAATTAGCTATTTCTTGTGGTATGGAATGTTATGCTGTAGCTGCACTTTTCTTTATTCTATgcaaaaaattatattttttagatatttaatataggttattttaaatgctgcttatgACCCTTCTGTTTAGATTCTTTTGTACAAAGTTCTTTATGAGACCAAGTTTAAGTCTTCTTGGCCTTCATAAAGTTAGGAGGATTTACAATAAAGCATTTGCCTATATCCTAAGAATTTACAAGAGTGCAGAGTAATTacagtttcaaagaaaatgcaggttGGCCAAGATCATAGCAGAGATTCTACAGAACAGGTTTGAGGAGAGCTTGATGGGAGGGTGGAGCTATGCATACACATCTCATGCCATGGAGGCATCCGCACTACATCAGGCAGTGCTAGTGGGCGGCTACAGCCCCATTTCTCCAGCTGGCCCTTTTGAATCTGCACTTAGTCACTTCTCTTACACATCTTCTCACTTTTGTAGGCTTCATCTTGATAGCAACAAATACTAAGAAAACAGGCTTGTGTTATTGATCTTAGTGTCCTTCATGTTTGAGGAGGAATATATGTTTAGTATCAGGTAGAGGGATTTTCCCAAATGGAATCTTAGGTACTTTTGGGTCTTGTCTCAGTAGtgcttaaagaaaattttaacttGGGTCTTTATTTGGTCCTTTGTATCATCAGGTGGTTTTCAGTTATTTACTCACTCTagtgttttttctgaaggagaatGCTGCCTTCTGTAGACTTGatacatgttttttttcaaaatcactaAAGGTGGCAGGTGTTTCCTTATTTTGATTTACTCCAGTCAcatatcttttcttttgccaataAGCATTGCATCCCGGCAGGACAGATCTAGGGACCTGAGTCCCGAAGGACTGGAACGTGTATAGTACTTTGGGACGTATCTGGGTGTGAGGAGCCATCTTAGTGCAAGATTCTGTGCGTAAACCAGCATACTGAATCCGTATATGTTTATGGACACGAGCAGACTCCACTTGAGTGATAGAATCAGTTCCTGCTTATAGCTGTCCATTCTCTGCTTCTTCTGAAGGCTGAAGTTCAGCTACTGCTGACAAGGTCAGGAGTAAGTATGAGCTGCTTTCGCGTCTCTTTAAAGCCTGATGTAATAACAAAATTCCAGTTTGGCACCCATTTCACTTAGTACTTGAAATTGTAAACTAGgattgtttcttctgctgctcGGCCATCACTGCCATtgagcaacagctttcaggggagggaaggaaagcagacaGCATTTTTTATGGCTTCACTTCATGTTTAATATGCATGTGTTTGAATTGACAGTTATAAAGGTGTGGTTCCAAAGCAGTTCATATTGATGTCAGCTTGGGTTGTCAGCGGGTCCTGCTCCTTCCCGTTGGCTCGGTGCTCAGGCTTATGTGGTTGTGTAGTGAGCTGGGAGCTGATCCAGCTACATAACTTTTTAGTAAGGTTGCTGGAGAGGGCAAAACCAGAGTAGCCTGAACTTGATGACAGTGTGAAAACATTAGGAAGGGGAATTAGATAATAGTTTAAATTACAGAGTGCTGTTTTGTcagtacagaataaaaatgatgtGGAAGTTTAtatcaaaaaaaatctttaggtCATATGATTTCAATGAATCTTGTTTACACTTAATAGAGGAGAGCAGACTACTGAAGAAAGGACTGTTTTCTTGCCCTTAACAAAGCTGACCTGAAATCAACAACCTGATAGAGAGATTGGTAATTTTTCTCTCAAGTTCTTGCAGAAACTCTTTTGATATATTTCCATACCTGTAGTGCCAAAAGCCCcagatgattatttttttttctttgtccagACCTATAGGGTTTCCTTATGGCTCCATCTActtatttccttttgctgttccTAAAACTTCCTAAATACTTAAgttgttaaaataataatttaaacaaGATCCTATGCTGGAGAACATTGTGTTTTTTTGGAACATGATTTTGATCCATATTTTAGAGAATTGTTTAACTGGTGTGAGAATGAAGGACTTGACTAGGGCTTCTGTAGTCATAAAGCATGACAAGCTAGCTTCTGTAACTAGCTTTTCTAGATGATTTTGGGGATGGAAGACATTTAAGCTTTAAGTTTTTTTCAACCAcctcaattttaaaatttttcttcttctcaaatGTAGGTTGAAAGCCTAAATTTTAGTTGGAAGCcttgaaaagaatgaaattatacAAAAATATGGATACCTgaaaatgttggggtttttttttaattgaaaatatttcttacaatTCTTGTGAAGATggtcaaactttttttttttttttcttccagagcttAACAGTTTGAGAATCAGAATGAAACTGGCTGAGCCTTGATTCTTTCAGATTCtgatttttcctatttttttttttttttctcttttcatggatagattttactttcaaaatcttttttagctttttaagttttaatacAGCAAGTTTCTCAGGgtcaaatgttatttttctgagctttgAGTCAGAAATATATTATTAATGTTAATCacctgtatttttaagtttgaTAAATGTACTTTTCTAATAGGAAGTCCTTCCTCTGTAATATGATGGAATGTTGTTGGATTGCAATTGCTATGCTGTAGAGTTAAGTTTCTCTTGAATTTCAACATATTAATTCAATGTACTGGTTTCACTGGATCCTGAATAGAAAGAGTAATAATTATTGGTTATTTTGCACATAAACACAGGGTAAAAAGATTTAGTTGTTACTGATGCATCACAAGCATGTTTCTTATGTTCTTTACTATGCAAAACACTGTAATCATCTGTTGTCTTCAGTGGGACTTTATAGCCTTAAAGCCTTATGTACCTGACTCTTCTAGAGAAAGCTGATGGCTGAAAAAGCTATGTACTGTCACTGTGCAGCAGCCAATTTCTTTCAGATTAAGTTGGTTGTCAAAGTATGCTCCAAAAGCTCTCTAAATACATCTACACTAAGAATTTGACAAGCTCGTGTAGGCAAGGGCAGTctacataattaaaatgtatttcccGCATTTGTCTAACACCAGCCATGAAGTAACTTCAGCGTAACAGCATTGGTGAAATAACTAGTTCAATgtgccatttttcttctgaaactagGTTCTTTCCCAATTCCAAAAACTGTTCTAAGATGGCTCTTCCTGTAATTGATAATGACAAGATGGATAGTACTACCCTTGATCATCATTTAGTATAAACACTTCCCCCCCTGTAGTAGCTTCTCTTCCTTGAGCTGTTGTTCAAGAGCTGTCTGTTCGAAGAAAGCTTATTTCTAGAGAGACAGCCTCttaaaaagttatttccttGCTAACTAGTAGTAGTTAACCAGGAAGAGTCTGTTTTCCAGTTCTCTAACCATGGTAACCATGGTAGGCTCATCTGTGGCATCAGTCCCAGAAGGGTAGTAGAAGCACGATCTCTGTCCCTGCATGGATTCAGGGTTGGTAATGCTGACAGCAGATGTGCaacactgacttcagcaggatGTTGCAGTTACCAGCAGAATGTTTTTGTGGTCATTAATTTTGCCTGTCCATCCAAAGAAAAGTTGTGGCTTTATGTTCCTGCAGATGCAGGTAACTTCAGGGTGGAACATACATAGACTTATATGGTGATAACACTTCTGTGTATCAGAATGAGTAATTTCCGATGTTATGTGAGTTATTGCTTGACAAAAAGGGGGTAAAAACACCCTCAGCATTTATTAAAGGATTTTTACTATGTCCTATATATTGTTAAATATATGTTGAATGATACGTTTTGTAGAAGTTACTGGCTTTGTTATGTAGTAGTATATTTTTATAGACAATTCTTATATATTGAAATgttaagaatattttcctaaGAGTTTTATATTCCTCATTGCTAATAAAATGAATCTGAAGAATTAATCTCTGGTTTTGCGTTGATTACTAGAACATATTTGAATGTAGTGATTGTAAAAGCTTTATGAAATAACTGTTAATCAGTCACTGTTAAATATGAACATATGCCTCAAATTCTGCTACTATTAGCATGCTGCATCACTTTTCATGCCCTGCAACAAGCTAGAGATGAAAAGAAGCTCCATCATCTTCCATACAGTAATTTCTTGATGGAAACACTGTGGCATTGACAGGTCAGTAAAGTTAAATTTTCCTGTGTCCAAGTGGCAATttgtttttgtggggtttttgttttatttctttacatcaTGATTTGAATTCAAGTCTTGTCACTTCTGTCACAAGGTGATACTTAATTCTTCCCAGTGCTTCCCATTATCTAGTGTTTCAGTAATTAAATTAACTTCTCACCAaagtgaaaaaagcaaattaaatttacCTCATTTGCAAAACCACCACCATTGCTAAATATTACCAAAAGCttgtagtaattttttaattaccCTTATAACAGTGCTTCCTCCTGCAGTGCTGTCTGGTTTTGTAAGAGCAGAAGGTAACAACTGGACAAGGGTATTAGCCTACTTGAGAGCTTTGTGCATGTAATGAATCTTTATTTCTGGGCATGACTTGACTTAGCATTATAGAAAGAGAAATAGATGAGGGAAGCTGAGTTAACATAGTGGGGAATTACTAGCAGTGTTACCTTGTCTATCCAGCACCCTCATCTTCACCTTATATGCTCAAAAATTAACTCGTCGTAGGATGACTTGACACCATCTGTTTCTGAGGCTCTAAagtaaaggaaaagcaaagtacTTCCAAGAGAGCTTACTGTGCCAGGCATAGGCAGGAGAAGAATAattgtgaaataattttgtggagaaactttcctgctttctcttggCAGTTCTGTAGGTTCTTTGGAACAActataaatatgtaatatataatatacagaaatttaagttttaagggaagaggggaaaaagagctTTTTCGATAGACATTAAAATCTTCCTTATTTACAAATGGATAGTGACATAGCACATGAAGAGATGAGGGCTATTACTAAATACTAAgactcttgaaaaaaaattccagaattaTGTCTACCCActcaaaaaaaagcaaagggaaaaggggTCAAaggatttcaaaggaaaaagcattccCATTATTACTTGGAAAACAAACTTCACTAAAGTTGCAAAATACTTATGAGCAGTGCTAGTTATCCCCTTATTGACTTGATAAAGCATTCTTACAATCCTGAGCATGGGAGGCAGTACATGAGATACAATATGCAGATGAACCGTTCAAATAAGTTTCAGTTGATTCTTTTGATTCTTCAGTTAGCTTTCTATTGAACTTTGTATTCTGACACTACTGAAGTTCCTACATTATCCTGTCAAGTAGCAGTAGAATCTGGAAAGGATAATGAGAAACTACTTTGTCATCTGAGCTTATGTACTGAGCAAAGGGAAAATGAGAGATCTGAGTTCTTGCCCTGCTGGTATAAAGTGATTCTGAGGTCTTTGAGAGAGGTGGAAAGAAAACGCATGATTTCTGGTCAGCGAGTATGAAGTTCATTTTTCACTCTGTATTGTGATTGTTCTGTCAGTAGGTGGGGCTATCTTTCTTTATTTATTCCTTAATGTGTAGGATTAAACCCTGTTAAAAATCCAAATCCACAGTTTTGGACAATAGAAGTTTCAGTACAGTGTGATGTACACAATGTAAATACCTAAATTTAAATAGGAGTCCAAATGCTATTGAAGCACTATACAGATGACTATACAGAATGGTGCTCAGCAGACCTCTGAATAATCTCTTAAACTCCTGCTGGTTTTAAACTGCATCCTGCACCccctctgaaagcaaaacattctAGAGGGTACAGGAGGACTTTGGCAATGCTCTCTGAAATTCTGGGGAACAAGGGGAGCGGGGGCCTGCCACCTTCACGTGAACGTCAGTGAATTGGGAGGCAATGTTGTAATGAAATTAGACATCTTGTCAGGAATGATGTTACTGGATATGATACAGTCTGTATATCTAGCATATGTCCTaagcattctttaaaaacaaaaaaacaaacacccaaaaCCaaagcgccccccccccccaaaaaaaaaaaaaaagggaatgacAAGTATATTCTTGCTATTGAATTCTTTAGGGTAATTTGTGACGAGTTAGGATGAATTTAGGCTACTAGTTCtacttttgcacagaaataaagcacaTACGCTGTCCGAGTAGTTGCAGCAGGTTGTAGCTATTGACccctgtttttctcctgtttgacagggggatttaaaaaaaaaatttctgttccGCTCTGATTTTTACCTTGGGGCTGGGATGAGACCCCTACATAGTTATTGAGCAGGTTCCTGGTGCAGGTGCTGAGGCAGTGAGGCCCTGTACATCTTCTAGCACCTCATCCCCTGGGCCCTACTGCCAAATATTTCCAATGCCAGGGTTTCCCAGTAGCTGTGTTGCtctggtgtcatggtttaaccccagccggcagctcagccccacacagccgctcgctcacttcccccacccagtgggatgggggagagaatcagaagggtagaagtgagaaaactcatgggttgagataaagacagtttaataagtaaagcaaaagtcacacacacaagcaaagcaaaacaaggagcTCATTCACTGtttcccacgggcaggcaggtgttcagccatctccaggaaagcagggctccaccatgcgtaacagttacttgggaagacaaacaccatcacttcAAAAGtctgccccttcctccttcttcaaGCTTtatattgctgagcatgatgtcatatggtctggaatatccctctggtcagttggggtcagctgtcccagctgtgtcccctcacaacttcttgtgcacccccagcctcctcgctggtggggtggggtgagaagcagaaaagaccttgactttgtgtaagcactgctcagcagtaactaaaatatccctgtgttaccaacactgttttcagcacaaatccaaaacatagccccataccagctactatgaagcaaattaactctaccccagccaaaaccagcaggtCTAGTCACCACAAGAGGGGCGTGGACAGGATTGGGTGGGCTGGAAGAGCCTCTTCAGTCAGACCAGCTGATGAAGTGGGAAGTCATGCAAGCTTTTGAGCATAGAGGGACCACACTTGAAGCCTGGTGGAGTTGGGAAAGGTTGTTCCGACTTCAACTTCCTTTAAGAGATGGAAATATTAGAAAGGGAGGAGGTGGTACATTTAACTACTGCAgcaagctagaaaaaaaatacttgtcaACTTGTTTTCCATTGCAAGGTTGGCTGGAGGATTTTTTTGCTGGTGTTAGCTGGCACTGGTGGGGGTTGTTCTATTTAATAGGAAGTACTGTACAGTTTTTGGGAAGCTAATCAACATTAAAGGAGAGgaaaaccttttaaatattACTTGGAAAGGCTATGTGacaaatccattttattttatataaagtgCACTGTAAATCAGAtattaatatttactttctgcttttccatttgtaatttatttcttaaaacaaatattcCTTTATATTACCATAAAAACTGTGCAGTCACTGTTGAGTTTTGATCagtaagtgaaggaaaaagctgtatgcttttaaaaagtaatcctgattgtgtaattttttttcatattaccagaaatatttcatgccAACCAACACCTTGTAATAGATGTGCGTTCAATTTATTCATTAACATCATCTTTATATAATATGAATAAGGCCCTATGTTCCACTATTTGTAGTAATGTATGTAGGAAGTCCATACGAAAACACTTAGACGATATTCTTTACTCTTGCCATAtggcaaaacattttcttcattattaaaaatggaGAGTGATAAAGAAATACTGCAATCTGAAATCTCCTATGGGAGGACTATAAATAGCAAGGTAGCCTTTTCTACCCCAGCAGCCTGGTTTGCTCATGTGATTCATCTCactattttgctttatttgccAGAACCACATAGCTGTATTTCCCTTGCAGTTCATTAGTTCTTTATCTGTAACAAAGGTGGCTAATTTCAATTTATGATGTTATCAGCAACAGTTAGGCTGTGTTGTATtttcagggaaggaaggaaggtgtgaaatatatagatattttttttttctaagctctGCAAACTGTAAGATTTACAGATTAACAGTGGTTCCTGCATCAGCAGAACTTgtaaattttaatgtaaatgtcTATCATAAATAATCTTGACCCAACTTTAAAGAACAGCCTCCTGTATCTTGCCTTCACttgaagggggtgggggggagaaaaggcaaaggaaaagtgTGAAGGGAAATCTTTGTTCTCTCACTGGCAAGTACTCTGTAGCAAAACTGTCCCGAAGAACCCTGTGTGATTGGGTGCAGATTTAAGGAAGAGAAGGGACAGTTTGTTCTCTGCTAATTATATAAGAATACCCTTGACAGTGTGTTGCTTGCTTCAGATTATAGCTCGTATCCCAGGGTTAGCatggaagaaaataggaaaactaGTGTTAAACCCACAATTTTGTTTCCTTCGTATGTCTTTATTGAAATCTGGAAACCTTGGTTTTGAGGTAGTGGATGCTACTTTATGTTAGCCTGTAGCTCTTTAGATGTCAGAGTTTTGATCAACAAAGTTATATACTGTTTTCCTCGAGAGGAGTATACTTGCCAATTCGATTCAGCTCTTTAAATTTTCTAGAGGACTCTTTGGTCTTTCCAAGTTTTGTGATGTCCACAGATATTTTgtagcacatttttaaaatttgccttttttctccttttattggATATTTAGAGCTTCTTTTCAGgattgaaaacatttatttgcagtCTTTACTGATCAGTTTTTGTGAGAACACATATGTCCTTTTTCATATGCACACTTACAAATATGTTCCAGGTAGGTAATTGATGAAAAAGCTTTattcacatttcatttcttgcaCTTAAATGTTTTTAGTGCATTAGGAACTTCTAGACAGAAGCATGAAAGATTACACTGCACTTCTTAAAGTTACAGCCTAGTTCTCTTTCTCTTGAGGTTAATGGATAGTTTTAGGCCCCTTAATTTGTATATAGATCATATCATGCTTACATACAATTTGCTGTAAAGAACAGCAGCTGCCTTCAGTTTCTCACTCATGCCTAGACTGTCATCTGTCAGACGTGGAAGTGAGGGTGGCTACCATGCTTGTACCCTCGAGGGGACAGGAATATTGGGTGTGCAGTGACAGCACACAAAAAAGGGAATACAGCACTACAGATTGGTCAGGACAATGCAAACGTCTCCTAATCCTGCATATAGTAAAGGTTAATGTGATTTGGAGATCATCAGTCTTATGCTCACTGTCCCCTCAAATGCTCCCGTTGATGGACTGTTCACTGGAAAGCCGATGACATTTACAACACACTAGCAACTTGGAAACTTGAAATTGGGAGGAGATACCAACACTGTACTATCTTCAGAAATCCTAGAAATTTATGTCTTGGACAAATGGTTTATCAAGCCCTTCCCATACCAGCCCCTTTCCCAAACAATTTGGTTCTTTAGCAACAGTTTTACTATCATAATCTGGATGACAACTTTTCTGCATGTGATCTTAGGTCATTAGTTTAGAATCTGGTGGTACTTGtgtttagttttattatttactttttttttctttacctctcaattttatttttacaactttTGTGATAATTTCAGGTGTACTTATATTAGTATGTTATCACACTTTGAGGAATTTTTGGCTAGGTTGTTCGGGATTTTCAGTATTAGATGCCTCATAAccacatgtatttattttcttagccTTAGTATATGATTCCAAGTTGTAATTAGTGCCTCAGTGTTAAAGTGTACCAGCGTGTCTATAAAACACAGCATATGGATATTTTGATGAAAGGAAATTGGGAGATACTGCTTTTATAAACCtgaaagctgcagagcagatgTGGAAGGAATTACTGCAAAGAATCTCAACTGGCATataaaacagaagctgaagtttattttgtttttattgtaaaagaaagaacactTTACTAAGGTTCTGTTGTATTTAAGGTTACACAAAATTGAGTTGTTCAGGACTAGCTGTGAAACTATGTGCACTGATGTGACACTTAATGGAACAAGgcaaaatttttgctttaaatatttagtactagaaatatgtatttttagaatttaCAGTAAATTTAATAATGTTCCCTTGCGGGGGAGAAGACTATAACAGATATTGCAAAATTCAtgtcttattttaatttcatgagCAAAGAGCAAAATAGTGATTACCCTTTTTTGCAGTCTGATTGTCTGGCTTCTTTCATGGAAAGTCCTGGTCATATATACTCACTTCTGAATAACTATTAAGGTTAACCACAAGTGTTCCCATACTCTCACATTTTCAACACCTAATCAGCCAGCCTGACTTTGTAGAAAACAGTAGATTATTATTTACTTACCTTTTATAGATTTCAGTGAAGCATTGAAGTGCCTACCAGGCTAAAACATGGGTGCTATTACAGTgctaaaagatttttctcactttaatttcaattaatttgtTAGTGTAATGCTACATTAGAACTGCAGTGAATTACTATTCAGTGTGAAATACTATTCATGACC is a genomic window containing:
- the SLC35G1 gene encoding solute carrier family 35 member G1 isoform X1, which codes for MVLCQGGEAAAVPAASGKEPEVPLSREDGAGQPCLCPAPGMEAAGAEERRVCGCCSGLSWPRCCKAPGTKKKAACPGLGLFYTVLSAFLFSVASLFLKKIEDVHSVEVSAFRCVFQMAFVLPGLIYYKTGFLGPKGKRIFLFFRGFLGSSAMILLYYAFQVMPLADATVITFSSPVFTSLLAWIFLKEKYSIWDLLFTLFAITGVVLIARPPFLFGSNVTGIEGSYTDHLKGTIAAITSTVSAALTFVILRKVGKSVHYFLSIWYYAVIGLIGCVIALFVMNEWRLPYCGKDRVLLILIGLLGLGGQIFLTKALQIEKAGPVAIMKTMDVVFAFILQILFLNHLPTWWTVGGALCVVASSCGTAIRKWRQSLKKAKQNEI